In Carya illinoinensis cultivar Pawnee chromosome 10, C.illinoinensisPawnee_v1, whole genome shotgun sequence, one DNA window encodes the following:
- the LOC122279966 gene encoding ERBB-3 BINDING PROTEIN 1 yields MSDDEREEKELDLSSPEVVTKYKSAAEIINKALQLVVSECKPKAKIVDICEKGDSYIREQTGSMYKNVKKKIERGVAFPTCISVNNTVSHFSPLASDETLLEEGDVLKIDMGCHIDGFIAVVAHTHVLQEGPVTGRAADVIAAANTAAEVALRLVRPGRNNKDVTDAIQKVAAAFDCKIVEGVLSHQMKQFVIDGNKVVLSVSGPETRVDDVEFEENEVYAVDIVTSSGEGKPKLLDEKQTTIYKRAVDRNYHLKMKASRFIFSEISQKFPIMPFTARALEEKRARLGLVECVNHDLLQPYPVLHEKPDDFVAHIKFTVLLMPNGSDRITSHSLQELQPTKAIDDPEIKAWLALGTKTKKKGGGKKKKGKKGDKTEESTETEPMDSTTNGAASQE; encoded by the exons ATGTCCGACGATGAAAGGGAGGAGAAGGAGTTGGATCTCTCTTCTCCTGAAGTCGTCACCAAATACAAGAGCGCCGCCGAGATAATTAACA AGGCTTTGCAGTTAGTAGTATCCGAATGCAAACCAAAGGCTAAGATTGTAGACATTTGTGAGAAGGGTGATTCGTACATCCGAGA GCAAACTGGAAGCATGTACAAAAATGTTAAGAAGAAAATCGAGAGGGGTGTTGCTTTTCCAACTTGCATTTCTGTCAACAACACTGTCTCTCATTTTTCTCCGCTTGCCAGCGATGAGACACTGCTGGAAGAAGGTGATGTGTTAAAAAT CGATATGGGTTGCCACATTGATGGGTTTATTGCTGTAGTGGCGCATACTCATGTTCTTCAGGAAGGCCCAGTTACTGGAAGGGCAGCTGATGTTATTGCCGCAGCCAATACCGCTGCAGAGGTTGCTTTGAGGCTTGTGAGGCCGGGAAGAAAC AACAAAGATGTCACTGATGCAATTCAGAAGGTGGCTGCTGCATTTGACTGCAAAATTGTTGAAGGTGTTCTCAGCCACCAGATGAAGCAGTTTGTGATAGATGGTAATAAGGTTGTACTGAGTGTATCTGGTCCAGAAACAAGAGTCGATGATGTAGAATTCGAGGAGAATGAAGTTTATGCTGTTGATATTGTAACAAGCTCAGGTGAAGGCAAG CCTAAGCTGTTGGATGAGAAGCAGACTACTATTTATAAGAGAGCTGTTGACAGGAACTaccatttgaaaatgaaagcatCGAGGTTTATTTTCAGTGAAATAAGTCAGAAATTTCCCATCATGCCATTCACTGCTAG GGCTCTGGAGGAGAAGAGGGCTCGGCTGGGTTTGGTGGAATGTGTTAATCATGACCTCTTACAGCCATATCCTGTGCTTCATGAGAAGCCTG ATGATTTTGTTGCACACATCAAATTCACAGTTTTACTAATGCCAAATGGGTCAGATCGGATTACATCTCATTCTCTGCAAGAACTGCAACCCACAAAGGCAATAGATGATCCTGAAATCAAGGCGTGGTTAGCCTTGGGCacaaagacaaagaagaaaggtggtggaaagaagaagaaag GTAAAAAGGGAGACAAAACAGAGGAGTCAACAGAAACGGAGCCTATGGATTCTACAACAAATGGTGCCGCTTCCCAAGAATGA